The DNA region TCAAAAACAGTGTCAGTTAACACTCATACGTGTTACGCTTTTCAAGATATGATccttataacgtgcgttcaaaaaaattcgtcgtcaagtaggctatgaaattttgaaggttgatgttcggtggctgcacgtatgtctttccttgaagcACTTTGTCtttccaaaatgtaaacaatgatgacattaacctatacatcGTAAATTTGTATGGAAACTGAAAAGGCACTTTTCAAAAAAAGTTacctgataacatgtcaatctttatggaaacaaatggatgtctttttttcaaaatcgtgtggcatatgccaacggatactccagccacttgtgataaaacccgaacagaggtttgtggagcttctgtcatcatattttcattattgctgaactctggagttttcttctttgatcgaccacttccttttttgtttgaatatgCCTGTTttgtcaacacatcgcaaaacagtactatggaaaatttataataatctacagcaacattgggatactTCTATGAAGTCGCTGGAACAGAATATATCCATTCActttctattttctccccaattttgaagtaggattcaatagtaaaagcttTTCACACGTCCttaaaaccatctttataatttgctgattttttcaacaacaatccaaaatgctgaattgacagttcacctggaaaatagtatagcacaagctaagaattacgtttagacacgaaatatcgacgttaaaaattccatagcctacttgacgacgaatttttttgaacgcacgttagttGAAGCCATCATAGAATTGGGAATTCTCATTTTAAAAAGCAGGCTGGTATCGTGTTTCGTCACTTTCTGACCTCCCTATTAAGTCAAGCCAAAGATTGAATCATTCTCTTAGCTTTTGGGCTAGGAGTGAACTAAATTTTGATTTAGTTATCGACCGATCGAACACTTTTGTCTTTTGACCCACCCTATATATTTGTTAAACAACTTCAAACAGAATTGACGATCTAATTGTATGTAGAAGCAATCCCTCGCTTATCAGTAGATGCAgcagattttttttaaaatttttgtaatcTCTAATGAAAACCCATTACCTCAAACAGATTAGATACTGATAAAATGAACTGTGTTATATTTGGAGTGACTTAAGTGTCCGTCAACGCACCATAATTACGTTGGCTACTTATCAAAGTAATTTAATTCCATCATGATTTTGGAAAGAGTTTTGTTTTTCTGACAAAGAGAGCATTGAAGACTATCTACGTCAATTCTTGATGACCTCCTGTGTTGTATAATTAAATTGGAGATAATTTTCATATTAATACACACGGTGTTGTAATGGCATTAGTATCGAAATAATGAAGAAATACCTTATCCCAACTGGtcgaaaacatatttttttatttactcGAATATAACAAAACAGAAAGATTTTGGTACTGTTTCATCCGAAGAATCTAAGATTTGAATGAATTGTTGcaacaaatttttattttcagaattgccTATCTGGAATTTCGACGGTAGTTCAACAGGTCAGGCCGAAGGCCACAACTCTGATGTATATCTCTACCCTGTGGCCATTTTCAAGGATCCTTTTTTGAGGGGAAACAACAGATTGGTCCTTTGCGAGACCTACAAATACAACAAAAAACCATGCGGTAAGCTGGATTCCACTATACTTCCTCTATAAACAGGatgtccgcgccatggggcagcggtactctaattctattaaatttacaaaaaagagtttcaaacaAAACTTTCCCCTTtataagtagagcatctcctaataTTAATTAGAACTATAAATAGAACACCctctatatttttacattttcgaagtccttgtttaatttgaatatgaagttgataacacaactatgtctgattTCTCGACGGTTTTCGAGTTTTCGagtttgactttttattaatattttgacagtttgaggtacttacataaaggactatagctccgtccctattctatgtaattgattcaaatttggactgtgtctagtcaataaatgatacactaaaaattttctttgtaaataaccatataatatacagggtccacgaaaacgtagatccattatcaaagcagaaattcatcaaaatgttaatttttttaaatggcaacctatttttttatgttcattatttaaaacaacTAAAAGCGAACAAGGAAAGTTTatataatgaacagaaaaaaatataggttgccatttaaaaaatggagattttgatgaatttctgtgtTGATAATGGATTTActttttcgtggaccctgtatataatatggttatttacaaagaatatttttagtgtatcattttttgactagacacagtccaaatttgaatcaattacgtAGAATAGGGACGGGGCTATAGTCCTtcatgtaagtacctcaaactgtcaaaatattaataaaaagtctaatttctcgaaaaccgttgagaattcagacatagttgtgttatcaaacttatgttcaaatttaacaaggaattgaaaaatgtgaaaatatatacggtgttccatttaaattaacgaagttgatagctgtgcagaaaaAACGAAACACTtcgtatagttctaaataatttcaggagatgctctacttaaaaagaggaaagttttgtttgaaattcttttttgtaaagtttatAGAAtcagagtaatcgaccgctgccccatggcgcggacaccctgtatctaTATAGGGTGTCCGCGCCTATATTTCATAAGAGTATTATTACACCAAGAACACCTGATAATAAATTGATCCCCTAAGATCGGGACATTTAtgataaattcaatattttctttcgTATCTGAGGTGAATACTTTTCCAGTAAGAAGTATTTTTATCTTTTGTGTGTTTGATAGattgatgatatttttattttttgtcgtCAAATCAAGTGAAGTTTTCAAATTCAAGTGTTTAGTCGGTGCTTAGACTTAAACTAAGTGCTATAATGGAGCCAATATTGATATGATTGAGGTATCATCTTCTGAGAGAAGAAAACCTCTTCCAGATTAGAGAAAGCGAACTTAGTGCCAGAATTGTCATTTGGAACTTCGTCTCCATTATCAAAAATCTTTGATTTTCCGGATATTCTTCCTGCACGTTTGActgatattcaattttttattcccAACAAGAAACCAACAAGCGCCACACCTGCGTACAAGCCATGGAAGCAGCGAAGGATTCCAAGCCCTGGTTCGGAATAGAGCAGGAATACACTCTCCTAGACATGGACAAAAGACCTTTGGGCTGGCCAAAGAATGGGTTCCCAGGTCCTCAGGGACCCTACTACTGCGGTGTAGGAGCAGATAAGGTCTACGCCCGAGATATAGTAGAGGCACACTATAGAGCTTGTCTTTATGCTGGTATCAATGTGTCTGGAACTAACGCTGAGGTCATGCCTGCACAGGTGAGCAAGATTTTAACTCAGAAATTTTCGATACTCTCCTTCAAACTTTCAAACGGCTCGCGAATTTACTGGAAGAAGACAGGGGCGTATTAGGTCGATCTTCACAGTATCATATTGAACTGTGACAATATACATGATGTCTTTCCAGATAGAAGCGGATCGATTTTGACAGGCTAAATTCTAAAGGCATTGGAAATAATAACCAATACTCGGTTTAGGGTGCTTCCCCACAGAAGGTCAAAATGAAgcttttcaacaaaaatgatCGTTTATCTCTGGGGTGGAATACTTACAGTAGTTCGTCTCTATTTTCCTCGTTCGAAGAATAAAAATAGTTTTCGTTTTCAGTGGGAATACCAAGTTGGACCATGTGAGGGCATTTCCATTGGAGACGAACTCTGGATGTCCAGGTATATTTTGCACCGAGTGGCTGAGGACTTTGGCGTCGTTGTCACCTTTGACCCCAAACCGATGGAAGGTGACTGGAATGGAGCAGGATGTCACACCAACTATTCCACGAAAGCTATGAGAGAGGAAGGCGGAATCTTGTAAGTGCACCTACTCTAGCTATCTAGATGGACACTAATTTCTAATCCTAAAAATTTTTGTTGGCCACCATCATGCTATTTTCTTAATTCCTCATCTCGTGCTTGCAGGGAAATCGAAAAAGCCATCGACAAGTTGAGCAGAAACCACCTCAGACACATCCAAGCCTACGATCCAAAAGGAGGAAAGGACAACGAAAGACGTCTTACTGGCAGACACGAAACGTCTTCTATTCACGATTTCAGCGCCGGTGAGTGCTTATTCCATTTTTTGTGTCTTAACAccgtcaataaattttttattaaacCTCGAAGTTGCGGTGTTAGTtgcatagaaaaaaaaatgtctatGTCTCTACCAGTCTCTGGTCTCTATGATCCGTATCTACGCTCTACGGTACTATGAATttgatgatgtttttttttcaggcgTTGCCAACCGTGGAGCCAGCATACGTATCCCACGTGGCTGCGCTGAAGACAAGAAGGGATATTTGGAAGACAGAAGACCAGCGTCTAACTGTGATCCTTACGCTGTTGCTGAGGCCATTGTTCGAACAACCATTCTCAACGAATAAGCATTGATAAATAATTGAACGTTAGGACCTAAATTCAAAGCACATTTACACATTCAattaattaatatttagatATATTTACATGTTTTGATAACTAATTCAAAAACTGCCTTAGTTTCCGTGAATTTATAAGTGTTAGTTATTATATGCACACGGTGGCTTTACACCTGATATTGTTGGCTGAACacatatattttatattcgattatattGTTatgatattgaatttttttctgatcatGTATTTTGATAACCATGAGAGTATCTCGTTTACAAATGGTTTGAAATAATCTGAATTAATATATACAATAAAGTTATACAAACCTCCatgatttttattcaatatcaGCTGAAAAAATCTGGTAAAAAAGTATTCTGTTATATTCGTTGGAATTCAAAGGGCATCGGAATTCTGGGAATGAGAAATTCTTCCTTTCATTTCGAGTATTTAGAAATACAGCGACTCAAAATACACAGTATTTGTGATTAAGAGCATTGAACTCTAATAGAGGTTTAGAGATATTTTCCCTTATCCTTTTAGGTTTCTCTTCGctggaagtacgatttctggctggcgtgcaaacccatTGGAAGCAGAAAACAGAGTAGAGAACCGTCTCCCAACGCTGTGCTACGTTTTCTCTCAACTTGCAACCCGTAGTTTTTAAACTGAGCCCCCACTCCTTTGTCCGTTAAGGTTCTCTTGGTTCTGGCTGGTGAATGAATCCGTAACACCCGTGGGGCGTTTTCTGACCGTCCGATTCACTTCGTGAATTCACCACCTTTGCATTGctatttgtttttcattccgAGGAGAACCTGTTTAGCTGTGTAAAGTAGACTGTTTCTATTCCAACCATTTTATGGCGCTTGTCACTTGACcgattttataatagtgccggTAGTGTTCCTCATTGCTAGTCAACGATGGCATTTGTTAGTAACACCCGCCCAGATAACGACTCCAAGCCACGAAGGTGGGTTGTAACGTAGTTTCAGTTTTTATGATAATATTAAAAAAAGGACAGTGACAACACAACAATTTGACATATGAGTATGTTAGAAATAACTCtgaatatgtagttgtaaataTTCTTTATTCATCAACATAAATGTAATGCCATATATTAACCTAGTAACTTATAAAAGACATAGAAAAAATAACATTTGATTATAGACTAATATCATCATCCAATTGGATAAGAACAAATATAACCATCAGTTTAAAAAGGGAAGAACTTCTGAGTAACAGTTGCATACTCACGTTGGTGTCTACATTTAgaaattagaaatgaaaaagaggtataaaaaatatttttcgtaaTAAACTGTTTGATATATTGCTTGGTCTTGTTCAAAGAGTATCTTTTGCAATAATAAGATTTTTAATCGTTTTTGTCTTTACTGATACGTATATATTTCCGCATTTCGCCCCGAATCATAACCATACTCTCCGATTGTTGATTGCaacgaattgaaaataaattaattttttttcaccgcTTAGGGATCAATTCTTCTTGTTGAATCCCTGAACGTATCCCGATGTATCTGGAAGGTCTTTCCTTCCGGTCATTCCCTTACCTTTGCCCGTTTCGTCGAATCGCTGTTTGTGAGATCCTGTGTACTTTGACGTGTCTGTCAGTCGTTCAACAGTGCTAGTGGCTTTTACCGCCTGAAAAAAATTACTCTGTGAGAGAAATTAGGCACAACATCGATGAAAATCTCATTCATCATTCATCATTTTTGGAATTTCCAGTGAATCTCTTCTCCAAGCACCTTGAAAAAGGgatataaactgctccacaagagttagagATATCGTATTCAATAGTTTTTAAAAGTTCccatgtaatcttcgagaaaatcgctgtaaaatcatttaaactcaataacaatttgaatcgatccaattaaaatcagtatgagacatttcgtcaatctggtcgccttttttctgaagtttggttctttgcatatgcttcatgcttcatgaatgttcttattttgaaatgaagtcagtttatcaacggcttcgatttgaaacgagttttctgaaaatgccaagacgtaaatcaacaaacgctgaggctaatagggctatcggaatggcctaactcaggttgttgtagcggaaaggctacaagtcagccaaagtgtgatatctcgactttggaataggttcagggagacaggttccgtgttggaaagaccaaggcttggtagGCGACGAAAAATAaaacctgctcaggatcgtttcatcaccgtttcggcgagaagaaaccctacatctacgtgtagaatgctacagaatactcttcaaaatgcagatggggtccaagtttccatcgaaaccatcagacgacgtttgagagaggtgaaacTAGgattctagacgtccattaagaggagttccaaacaagtgaccataagcgtcaaagcttggaatgggcaaggcaacatatcaattggaacgttCAATGGCGTAGtatccttttcactgatgaatccagatatggacgattttcagattctcgaagattaagggtatggacaatcccacgcataccccgtaatcgtcgatatgtccaagaagtccatccattccgaggggctagtgttatggtatgggccgggatatgtttcaacgggcgcacagatctacacatttgtcctgggaatatgaccgccttacactatagggagcaggTCATtaacaatgttgtgccaaattttcacgctgctattggtgaaacttttcaatttctagacgataacgctagaccgcatagaccgcagccatagttgagaatgcgcgcagagcttggtattccacatttaccaatacctcagcactcaccagatttgaattgcatagaacatgcatggcaTATGCttcaaagaagattagataatcatcaacctaccccagaatccttacaTGATCTAAGAGAGGTTCTGCCCCTTTTagggaaccaaattcctcaagaaatgttcaacaacctcgtgtgtagtatgcaaagaagatgtcaagctgttatttaTGCCCGTGGAGGcaatacattgtattgatagtcttaaaatgcttgaattctctgagaataaaatttcgttattttactcgatttttcttaacctgTAGGTATACGCTGCacacctacaggctaaaattaatttgcaacttgaaatcatataaatatgaattttcatcacaaaaatcttattttaacaatatttttttgcaatttaagtcaataccCCTAACTCATGTGAAACAATTTATTTTAGGATATTCTCATTATCAGTCCTATTATTAGTAGTGCATGCACGCCtggttcaccctgtatattctaacTTACCCCAACTCCATGATGTCCAGGTGGCCCGCAACCAGCCATCTTAGCCTTGATCTCCTCCACCCCAACCTTTTTGGCTTTGGCCAAATCGTCCAAGAATTTGTTGTAGTCCACTATTCCGACTTTCTGACTCTTCAACTTCTTGAAGTATATGCCGGTGTCTGTCGTCGTCACCTTCTTCCCGTCAATGACCTTCGCCTGTTTCATCCATTTATCGCTGTTGGACAGGGTGATCTGTTTACCGTCGGACTTTGGATCCCCgaatttcgcgaatattttgaaattttcctcGAAGGTGACAGTTGCGTTAGTACCGTTCGCGGGCGGTTGAGGCGTTTGACATTTGGGAGATTCTGCGGCTGGTGGACCACCGTTTTCAATCTTCATATCTGCTAGTTTTTCTTCGGTTTGATCGGCGGACGTTTGGTCTGACATTGTACTGTGGAACAGGGGAAGAAAAGTTTTTAGTATTTGATTTCGGAACTGATTATGTTTATAAAACAAAtagaaaatgaaaacataaaatacactgcgcaaaaaaattaacacattatggaaatctcaaatttattctacaactgaaggtgttctcaatgataattatttttattagaattatgcatgcatatgttatccactttcaacggtttttttcaatacagatgtttcttcccagcaggaataaaaaaagatgatattatcagattttgaatgtattggctccattctaaaatcagttgttctcgatcaattctagtgatcaataatttttctttcgtttgattttctacactcgatcgctatgcaacgcgaaacaatttgacccaagaggaatgtgcccaagcggtagttttgcaagaagaagggtggacatacacaaaatttgcagaaaggtttggagtttcccatacaagtgtgtccagaatgttgcagcgattcagggagacaggtatgaatgtccgaagatcaggacagggtagaccacgggtaacaactgccattcaagaacgttacttgagagtttcttcgttgagacaacggtttgcaaccgctcgcctccttcaaattcagcttgagcaaacttatgaggtgcaaattgggaagaggccgattgggaaagagttctcttcaaaGATAAGTCTAgatgcctctaccattgtgatcgacgttcccttgtatacagacgtccacatgaaagatatgctcagtgcaatttcctgaatactactggtttcgggggaggatcgattatggtatggggtggaatatctttgactgctcgcacagacctagtggtcgttgataatggagctatgaatgctgataagtaaaTAAGGAACATTcctgaagagcatgtagtgccatgtGCCCCattcattggtgaaaatttcatttttatggacgataatgccagaccccatcagtatttcagtattttgagaattgttcatttctcttctttcacataagattcggtgaaatcctgaatttttcttccatttatagtgtcttgtttcgttcaaaaccttcccgagagaacataaaaaataagttataaagtcaaaatgtagagttaactttcattaaaattgagattttcagaatgtgcgttaatttttttgcgcagtgtatttcttcaatttggaagaacaaaaaaaattttcattttaagaGAGGCAGAATGAATTAACGCTCACTGAAGAGTAGATGGAATCGCCATAATATGAGATACTCTGTaccttgaaaataaataaaatttccaAACAACATATTCTGATCGAATTGCATTTATTTATCTTCCTAAACAAGTACCTATCTACTAATTGTTTAGCGTTGAAGCACTAACTATAAATAGAAATTACATATAGGTGAGAATCCTCTTCCAATATACTTAGAATTCAAGGTTTGTCCATCAACAAGTCAATAGGAAATGAAATAGTGGACCTTTTATTCATCTTTGACTTATGTTAGTTACTAAACCCATTCTTCAATATTCGTGGAGTTATATCAAAAGACTTCATGGGTAATTCAAAAACTGGCAAAagcgaaattaatttttaccaATTTATCAAGTAACGGAGTAAAAACAACCCCTCACCTTTTTTACCTTCTGTTGAGTGCGTAAATGTGAtgtcattttcaaatttattgatAGCTAGGAATGCTCGCAACTCACTCTGATAAACAGATGAGTGATGCAATTCCTAATTTTATACGTACAGGATTTTCACACGGTCCCAAACACCCTCGATCTGCGAATAAATGCTGGAAAAATGGGCAACATGCGCGAAACGATCGATTGATGCTAAGGGGGCACAAAAGACCACCAGGAATTCCAGATATTTATCGGCGGAACAAATACAGGAAGAGGAAATTCATGGCTTGAATTGCAAAAGGAAATCGATAAAATTGAACCAGTCACAAAAGGTTTTCCTCGTGcctttttcgaattttgaaagGGGCCATTGAAATTTCGGAAAATTGCGAATTTTTCGCAAGATGCATGAATGAAATCAGCAGCTTGTACTCAGATTGAAAAAATACAGGAGGAATAGtagatttttttgattttacTCACGTTATTAAGAATCCTAAAAATCCAATGAATTTCAACACTTTTCGTCCTCTGTTCTCACCTGTAGAATGTTTACAAACAAAATTTTCGGAGAAATTCTGCGGAGATCTGGACTATCTTGCTATATTCGAAATAATGATGCCGTATACACTCGCGAATTTGACGATTTTGCGCAGAGGAAATTCCTCAAGTTTCTGCGTTCCCAGAGACTATGTATATTTTTTAAGTAAATAGAAATATGCCTTGACGTAATCGATGTTTCACTAGATGTTATAATTTTTATCAGTTATCAGATTTCCTAAGCGgtttataatgaaaattatcTGGATAAGGTGATACAGGAAAAATCATTTAGGAAAATGAttaaattataaattattatatcaacAATTTCAATTCATTCGATTATATCACtgaaaattccattttattttttcaatcaatcatTGATCAATAGCATAAAGAAAAACTTGATCGTGAAAATTTTATAATTAACTTTCTAAACCGGAAATTGGTGTGGAAATGCATACCTACATTCAGTTGTATGGATCAGAGTGTATTGTCTATAAACGTTTACAAAAGTGAAATTTTCCTTCTTAAATCTCAGCATTTTCAACTTCATTCTTTCTTCCATtgt from Coccinella septempunctata chromosome 1, icCocSept1.1, whole genome shotgun sequence includes:
- the LOC123314073 gene encoding glutamine synthetase-like; this encodes MPNHTLESSPNAVLNKAVLYNYMTLPLPDGKVQATYIWIDGSGEGVRGKTRTLDFVPSKPEELPIWNFDGSSTGQAEGHNSDVYLYPVAIFKDPFLRGNNRLVLCETYKYNKKPCETNKRHTCVQAMEAAKDSKPWFGIEQEYTLLDMDKRPLGWPKNGFPGPQGPYYCGVGADKVYARDIVEAHYRACLYAGINVSGTNAEVMPAQWEYQVGPCEGISIGDELWMSRYILHRVAEDFGVVVTFDPKPMEGDWNGAGCHTNYSTKAMREEGGILEIEKAIDKLSRNHLRHIQAYDPKGGKDNERRLTGRHETSSIHDFSAGVANRGASIRIPRGCAEDKKGYLEDRRPASNCDPYAVAEAIVRTTILNE
- the LOC123322539 gene encoding tubulin polymerization-promoting protein homolog; translated protein: MSDQTSADQTEEKLADMKIENGGPPAAESPKCQTPQPPANGTNATVTFEENFKIFAKFGDPKSDGKQITLSNSDKWMKQAKVIDGKKVTTTDTGIYFKKLKSQKVGIVDYNKFLDDLAKAKKVGVEEIKAKMAGCGPPGHHGVGAVKATSTVERLTDTSKYTGSHKQRFDETGKGKGMTGRKDLPDTSGYVQGFNKKN